From one Dermacentor andersoni chromosome 1, qqDerAnde1_hic_scaffold, whole genome shotgun sequence genomic stretch:
- the Cwc25 gene encoding uncharacterized protein Cwc25, whose protein sequence is MGGGDLNLKKSWHPSTLRNIERVWKAEQMRDQEKAKIEQLQKELQEERNKQEMRQYAENKGVVKKKQERLDWMYQGVAGLVDREQYLLGRKVDKNFEILKKEEDGVADKNEDEEPGAIFTMAPTNAAVDLENKIREDPLFAIKKQEMKTKKTLLSNPVKMKHLKEMIEQSIKSSKKAHKKKKKKEHKKHKRRSPSVSSSSDSTTDEHAQRPRHSKMDDKRDPTFNTFGHRGDKEHSVSRHHSDGASRLRRNLSPHPRSHTEKSYTRRDTHPRSQHEKSNSSRGESLRHQPNVSVEKKSRRRHDSTSSDSQDRHEVVTQLKRPVKSSSRSHSKRKRHDSSSSNSSEKDHKNCESSQRPTSPVSESGNHQQDKRPKFGLIVRGNQSRKREQQPPPMKVQPKEHKPNKTAPQATQRRRPLSEEEKAAARREMMENAQWHDEQRKTIVNHYRKSEAAEENNHHKNIGEGFIRPMLAKAADSGSVENRIKQKMYTVQRSSNAMDVHFARK, encoded by the exons ATGGGCGGCGGCGATCTG AACTTGAAGAAGTCATGGCATCCATCGACGCTACGCAATATCGAAAGAGTATGGAAGGCGGAACAGATGCGCGATCAAGAGAAGGCGAAGATCGAGCAATTGCAAAAAGAACTTCAAGAAGAACGCAACAAGCAGGAAATGCGCCAGTATGCCGAGAATAAAGGTGTTGTAAA AAAGAAGCAGGAGCGGCTCGACTGGATGTACCAGGGAGTTGCTGGCCTGGTAGACAGGGAACAATACCTGCTTGGTCGCAAGGTTGACAAGAACTTTGAAATCCTGAAAAAAGAGGAGGACGGTGTGGCGGACAAGAACGAAG ATGAAGAGCCCGGTGCTATTTTCACCATGGCGCCTACTAATGCTGCTGTGGACCTAGAAAACAAGATACGAGAGGACCCATTATTTGCCATCAA AAAACAGGAAATGAAGACTAAGAAAACCTTGCTGAGCAATCCTGTCAAGATGAAGCATCTCAAAGAAATG ATTGAACAGTCCATAAAGAGTTCAAAAAAAGcccacaagaagaagaaaaagaaagagcacaaGAAGCACAAGAGGAGGTCACCCAGTGTGTCCAGCAGTAGTGACAGCACCACTGATGAGCATGCCCAGCGTCCCAGACACTCCAAAATGGACGATAAAAGAGACCCCACATTTAACACTTTTGGTCATAGAGGTGACAAAGAGCATAGTGTTTCCAGGCACCACTCAGATGGAGCATCAAGGCTGAGGAGAAATTTATCACCTCATCCTCGTTCACATACAGAAAAGAGCTACACTCGGAGGGACACCCACCCACGAAGCCAACATGAGAAGAGTAACAGCAGCCGAGGAGAAAGCCTACGCCACCAACCTAATGTATCCGTGGAAAAAAAATCCAGGAGGCGGCATGACTCTACATCTTCAGACTCCCAAGACCGTCACGAGGTTGTGACACAGCTTAAACGACCTGTCAAGAGCAGCTCTCGATCACACAGTAAAAGGAAGAGACATGATTCGAGTAGTTCCAACAGCAGTGAAAAAGACCACAAGAACTGTGAAAGCAGTCAGCGCCCCACCAGTCCAGTCTCAGAGAGTGGCAACCACCAGCAAGATAAAAGGCCAAAGTTTGGTCTCATT GTTCGAGGCAACCAGAGTCGCAAAAGAGAGCAGCAACCACCACCTATGAAAGTACAACCAAAGGAGCATAAGCCGAACAAAACAGCACCCCAGGCTACACAGAGGCGCAG ACCATTGAGTGAAGAAGAGAAAGCTGCAGCTCGCAGAGAGATGATGGAGAATGCCCAGTGGCATGACGAACAGCGCAAGACTATCGTCAATCATTATCGCAAGAGTGAAGCTGCTGAAGAAAATAACCACCACAAAAACATAGGGGAAGGATTCATCCG GCCCATGCTGGCAAAGGCTGCAGACTCTGGGAGCGTGGAGAACCGCATCAAGCAAAAAATGTACACTGTGCAGCGATCCAGCAATGCCATGGACGTCCATTTTGCTAGAAAATAA